From Primulina tabacum isolate GXHZ01 chromosome 2, ASM2559414v2, whole genome shotgun sequence, one genomic window encodes:
- the LOC142535224 gene encoding copper-transporting ATPase RAN1 codes for MTGLQLTASVGRDSADEEEGLLSSYDRHNPSNLRRIQVNVTGMTCAACSNSVESALNGLNGVVKASVALLQNKADVTFDPALVQEDDIANAIEDAGFEAEIIAEPSVSYSKPRGMLIGQFTIGGMTCAACVNSVEGILKKLPGVEKAVVALATSLGEVQYDSTVISKDDIINAIEDAGFEASFVQSNEQNKLVLGVTGITSEMDVQMLEGVLCNLNGVRQFYYNRTSKELEIHFDPELLGSRTLVDGIESGSQGKFKFFVKNPYTRMTSKDLQESSNMFRLFTASLFLSVPVILMRIVCPRIPLLYSLLLWRCGPFQMGDWLKWGLVTVVQFVIGKRFYVAAWRALRNGSTNMDVLVALGTSASYFYSVCVLLYGAMTGFWSPTYFETSAMLITFVLFGKYLESLAKGKTSDAIKKLVELAPATAILLITDKGGKVVGEREIDALLIQPGDILKVIPGTKIPADGLVVRGSSYVNESMVTGESAPVPKEAGLSVIGGTINLHGLLNIQANKVGSNTILSQIISLVETAQMSKAPIQKFADFIASIFVPAVVTLASLTLLGWYLAGILGAYPKEWLPENGNYFVFSLMFAISVVVIACPCALGLATPTAVMVATGVGANNGVLIKGGDALERAQKIKYVIFDKTGTLTQGKATVTTAKVFSGMDRGEFLALVASAEASSEHPLAKAILDYGRHFHEFDEPNTTTNAQTDRLQSKSFGWLLDASDFSALPGQGVQCFIGGKKILVGNRKLMTENWITIPNHVENFVVELEESAKTGILVAYDNDLIGVLGVADPLKREAAVVVEGLKKMGVNPVMVTGDNWRTARAVAKEVGITDVRAEVMPAGKADVICSLQKGGSVVAMVGDGINDSPALAAADVGMAIGAGTDIAIEAADYVLMRSSLEDVITAIDLSRKTFSRIRLNYFFAMAYNVIAIPVAAGVLFPWLKLKLPPWVAGACMAFSSVSVVCSSLLLRRYKKPRLTTILEITVE; via the exons ATGACAGGCCTGCAGCTGACGGCGTCTGTGGGGAGAGATTCCGCCGATGAGGAAGAAGGGTTGCTCAGCTCATATGACCGGCATAATCCGTCTAATTTGCGCAGGATTCAGGTCAACGTCACGGGTATGACTTGTGCGGCGTGTTCTAACTCCGTTGAATCGGCTCTCAACGGTCTCAACGGGGTTGTCAAAGCATCAGTCGCCTTGCTTCAAAACAAGGCTGATGTTACCTTTGATCCTGCCTTGGTCCAG GAAGACGATATTGCAAATGCAATTGAAGATGCTGGATTTGAGGCAGAAATCATTGCCGAACCAAGTGTATCTTATTCTAAGCCTCGTGGGATGTTAATAGGTCAGTTTACAATAGGAGGCATGACATGTGCAGCTTGCGTGAATTCCGTGGAAGGGATtctgaagaagctacctggggtTGAAAAGGCTGTAGTTGCTTTGGCTACGTCTTTAGGGGAGGTTCAATATGACTCAACTGTCATCAGTAAggatgatataatcaatgcaattGAAGATGCTGGATTTGAAGCTTCATTTGTTCAGAGTAATGAGCAGAATAAACTTGTGCTAGGTGTTACTGGGATTACTAGTGAAATGGATGTACAGATGTTGGAAGGTGTTCTTTGCAACTTAAATGGTGTGCGGCAGTTTTATTATAATCGAACATCTAAGGAATTAGAAATCCATTTTGATCCAGAGCTCCTTGGTTCCAGAACTTTAGTTGATGGCATTGAGAGTGGCAGCCAAGGAAAATTTAAGTTTTTTGTCAAGAACCCATATACTAGAATGACTTCTAAGGATCTGCAAGAATCTTCAAACATGTTTCGACTTTTCACCGCCAGCTTGTTTCTCAGC GTTCCTGTCATTTTAATGCGAATAGTCTGCCCTCGTATACCTCTTTTATATTCTTTACTACTTTGGCGCTGTGGTCCTTTCCAAATGGGTGATTGGCTGAAATGGGGTTTGGTCACTGTTGTTCAATTTGTCATTGGTAAACGTTTCTATGTGGCTGCTTGGAGAGCACTCAGAAATGGTTCTACAAACATGGATGTCCTGGTTGCATTGGGAACTTCAGCTTCTTATTTTTACTCTGTATGTGTGTTACTGTATGGTGCAATGACTGGGTTTTGGTCTCCAACATACTTTGAAACCAGTGCAATGCTTATAACGTTTGTACTTTTTGGTAAGTACTTGGAAAGTCTTGCCAAGGGAAAGACCTCAGATGCCATAAAAAAGCTCGTGGAGCTTGCTCCTGCGACTGCTATACTGCTTATCACAGACAAAG GTGGCAAAGTAGTGGGAGAAAGAGAAATTGATGCTTTATTGATTCAGCCCGGGGACATATTGAAAGTAATACCAGGAACAAAGATTCCTGCTGATGGTTTGGTTGTACGGGGTTCAAGTTATGTAAATGAGAGTATGGTCACCGGTGAATCTGCTCCTGTTCCGAAGGAGGCCGGTTTGTCAGTTATTGGGGGTACGATAAACTTGCATGGTTTACTTAACATACAGGCCAACAAAGTCGGATCAAACACAATCTTAAGCCAAATTATATCCCTCGTTGAGACTGCACAGATGTCTAAAGCTCCCATTCAGAAGTTTGCTGACTTT ATCGCAAGCATTTTTGTCCCTGCAGTAGTAACTCTGGCATCGTTAACATTGCTCGGATG GTATCTTGCTGGAATTCTTGGAGCTTACCCCAAGGAGTGGTTGCCAGAAAATGGCAACTATTTTGTCTTTTCCCTCATGTTCGCAATATCTGTTGTCGTAATCGCATGCCCATGTGCACTGGGGTTAGCAACACCAACTGCTGTCATGGTTGCAACAGGGGTTGGAGCTAACAATGGAGTTCTTATAAAAGGAGGAGATGCATTGGAGAGGGCACAGAAGATCAAATATGTCATTTTTGATAAGACCGGAACCTTAACCCAGGGAAAAGCCACAGTCACCACTGCAAAAGTTTTTTCTGGCATGGATCGTGGCGAATTCCTTGCATTAGTAGCTTCTGCAGAG GCTAGCAGTGAACACCCATTGGCGAAGGCGATACTTGATTATGGCCGCCATTttcatgaatttgatgaacCTAATACTACAACGAATGCTCAAACCGATAGGTTGCAGTCTAAGTCCTTTGGTTGGCTTCTTGATGCATCAGATTTCTCTGCTTTGCCTGGACAAGGTGTGCAGTGCTTTATTGGTGGAAAAAAGATTTTG GTTGGTAACCGGAAGCTGATGACTGAAAATTGGATCACCATTCCAAACCACGTGGAAAATTTTGTTGTGGAGCTGGAAGAAAGTGCCAAAACTGGGATACTTGTGGCTTACGATAATGATCTAATTGGCGTTCTTGGGGTAGCAGATCCACTAAAGAGGGAAGCAGCTGTTGTTGTAGAGGGCCTCAAGAAAATGGGTGTCAATCCGGTCATGGTTACTGGTGATAATTGGAGAACAGCCAGAGCGGTTGCAAAGGAG GTTGGCATTACAGATGTGAGGGCAGAGGTGATGCCTGCAGGAAAAGCAGATGTGATTTGCTCATTACAAAAAGGTGGAAGTGTAGTTGCAATGGTGGGTGATGGCATTAATGATTCTCCTGCCCTGGCAGCTGCAGATGTAGGTATGGCAATTGGAGCCGGAACAGACATCGCAATAGAAGCGGCTGACTATGTGCTAATGAGAAGCAGTTTAGAAGATGTGATCACTGCTATTGATCTTTCAAGGAAGACTTTCTCCCGGATTAGATTGAATTATTTCTTCGCTATGGCATATAATGTCATTGCCATCCCAGTTGCTGCTGGGGTTCTATTTCCTTGGTTAAAACTCAAGTTGCCGCCTTGGGTTGCTGGTGCGTGCATGGCCTTTTCATCTGTAAGTGTTGTGTGCTCTTCTTTACTTCTTAGAAGATATAAAAAACCGAGACTCACGACTATACTGGAGATCACCGTAGAGTAG